A portion of the Argopecten irradians isolate NY unplaced genomic scaffold, Ai_NY scaffold_0885, whole genome shotgun sequence genome contains these proteins:
- the LOC138313751 gene encoding uncharacterized protein: MGTRYSSSAFYEYHRQFSLRAASHLRQQPDSKEEKITSPSHSGVSTPIDIRALETELTNHPDKAFVDHLLSGLVNGFDTGLESLPSNNIVCKNLRSATKDPSSVTLLLKKEMDKGYLLGPFDSIPFSRYRINPIGLAEHKYSKKKRLIVDLSAPHQDPDNPSLNSLIDKIMCSLKYVTVDDAIAMIKKCGPDSWLMKTDITDAFKLLPIKQDLWPYHGIQWNGQFFFFTRLVFGSRSSPKLFDGLSQAVVWIAKNNYGINNILHLLDDFLVIEPRHVQATETMKRFISMFKNLNIPLGAHKTVGPCTSLEYLGVFLDTVLCESRLPQEKVERIIEIVDSFKDKKSCTKRELLSLLGHMNFASRCVRPGRSFVSHLISLSTSVRELYYRIKITNACRSDLNMWSEFLKQWNGTSFFLDDRITLAADLHLYTDATTDGFGGILCNKWFQGYFPIELKIRDISMALYELYPIVMACVLWGHLWNRKRILFHCDNQATVEIITKDGQIQEFGAACRSTPSTVSSCVFSDDELNSAVDGLWNIAISDKTQSTYKKNSEKVYLRVCDVIISDDKSWFTLLLRSSKSDPF; the protein is encoded by the exons ATGGGTACCAGATACAGTTCATCGGCGTTCTACGAATACCATCGCCAATTTTCCTTAAGAGCAGCCTCACATTTAAG ACAGCAGCCAGATTCAAAAGAAGAAAAGATAACATCTCCTTCACACAGTGGGGTTTCTACTCCTATTGACATCAGAGCCTTAGAAACCGAGTTGACTAACCATCCAGATAAAGCTTTCGTTGATCATCTTTTAAGTGGTTTGGTAAATGGTTTCGACACAGGTCTTGAGTCATTACCTTCTAATAACATTGTTTGTAAAAATCTGAGATCAGCTACTAAAGACCCTAGCAGTGTTACTCTTTTACTGAAAAAAGAAATGGATAAAGGATATTTGCTCGGACCTTTCGATTCCATCCCTTTCTCGAGGTACAGGATCAATCCCATCGGTCTAGCTGAACACAAGTATTCAAAGAAAAAACGTTTAATCGTGGATTTATCAGCACCGCATCAGGACCCTGACAACCCGAGCCTAAATAGTTTAATTGACAAGATTATGTGTTCCTTAAAGTACGTTACAGTCGACGACGCTATCGCTATGATCAAAAAGTGTGGCCCTGATTCTTGGTTGATGAAAACAGATATCACGGATGCGTTCAAACTTTTACCGATTAAACAAGACCTTTGGCCCTATCATGGGATTCAATGGAATGGACAGTTTTTCTTTTTCACTAGACTTGTCTTCGGTAGTCGATCAAGTCCGAAATTGTTTGACGGCCTCTCTCAAGCTGTAGTCTGGATAGCTAAGAACAATTATGGGATAAATAATATTCTACACCTCCTAGATGATTTTCTTGTGATAGAGCCACGCCACGTTCAAGCAACAGAAACTATGAAACGTTTCATTTCGATGTTCAAGAATTTGAATATACCGTTAGGTGCCCATAAAACTGTGGGACCTTGTACTTCGCTTGAATACCTGGGAGTTTTCTTAGACACTGTTCTATGCGAATCGCGTCTCCCTCAGGAAAAGGTTGAGCGTATTATAGAGATTGTGGATTCTTTTAAAGACAAGAAATCTTGTACAAAACGCGAGCTTCTTAGTCTCCTGGGTCACATGAACTTTGCTAGTCGATGCGTCCGGCCTGGTCGCTCCTTTGTTTCACATCTTATATCACTATCTACTTCTGTGCGCGAACTTTATTACCGTATTAAAATTACCAATGCATGTCGCTCAGATTTAAACATGTGGTCAGAATTCTTAAAACAATGGAATGGTACTTCGTTCTTCCTGGATGATCGAATCACCCTAGCTGCTGATCTGCATCTTTATACAGATGCTACCACTGATGGGTTCGGTGGCATTCTTTGTAACAAGTGGTTTCAGGGTTACTTCCCCATTGAGCTGAAAATTAGAGACATTTCTATGGCTTTATATGAACTTTATCCCATTGTCATGGCGTGTGTGCTTTGGGGACATCTCTGGAATAGGAAAAGAATTCTATTTCATTGTGACAATCAAGCTACAGTTGAAATAATTACAAAAG ATGGACAGATTCAGGAATTTGGCGCCGCATGCAGATCTACTCCCAGTACCGTGTCTTCATGTGTCTTCTCTGATGATGAACTGAACAGTGCAGTCGATGGTCTTTGGAACATCGCTATAAGTGACAAGACTCAATCTACTTACAA GAAAAACAGTGAAAAAGTATATTTACGcgtttgtgacgtcatcatctCTGACGACAAATCTTGGTTCACTCTATTATTACGTTCATCAAAATCAGACCCCTTTG